A part of Quatrionicoccus australiensis genomic DNA contains:
- the gyrB gene encoding DNA topoisomerase (ATP-hydrolyzing) subunit B, producing the protein MSEENTPINTPQDGSPAYGESSIQILEGLEAVRKRPGMYIGDTSDGTGLHHLVFEVVDNSIDEALAGHCDDIVVTIHTDNSISVTDNGRGIPVGVKMDDKHEPKRSAAEIALTELHAGGKFNQNSYKVSGGLHGVGVSCVNALSKWLRLTIRRDGKKHTMEFCRGHAVDRVIEVRDGIEVSPLKVVGDTEKRGTEVHFLADEEIFEHIEFHYEILAKRLRELSFLNNGVRIRLIDQRTGKEEDFAFAGGVQSFVEYINRSKSVLHPSIFYSAGEAKVGETGVTIGVEVAMQWNDSYQEQVLCFTNNIPQSDGGTHLTGLRAAMTRVINKYIDEHEIAKKAKVEIAGDDMREGLACVLSVKMPDPKFASQTKMKLVSSEARPAVEEVVAQKLADFLLERPADAKIITGKIVEASRAREAARRARELTRRKGVLDGIGLPGKLADCQEKDPALCEMYVVEGDSAGGSAKQGRDRKFQAILPLRGKVLNVEKARFDKLISSEQIVTLITALGTGIGKDEFKIEKLRYHRIIIMTDADVDGAHIRTLLLTLLYRQMPELIDRGYVYIAQPPLYKVKHGKTERYLKDDQEYHQFLLRMAMDEASLTPRAGAEPIVGAALEELARSWLLTEAVIERVSHLVDPLVLKSLVQHNLKLDLGSEAGATASAELLTKHLDGKIRVVPRYDDIQERWTLRVEKIHHGNLKVGLIDEDLLLSGDFMQLRRTAETLADLFGAGAFMARGEKKFTVTNFGDAMKWLLADVERGISKQRYKGLGEMNPDQLWETTMDPKVRRLLRVQIDDAIAADEIFTTLMGELVEPRRAFIETNALNARIDI; encoded by the coding sequence ATGAGCGAAGAAAACACGCCGATCAACACCCCGCAGGACGGCTCGCCGGCCTATGGCGAATCCAGCATTCAGATTCTCGAAGGGCTGGAAGCCGTCCGCAAGCGTCCGGGCATGTATATCGGCGACACTTCCGATGGCACCGGCCTGCACCATCTGGTGTTCGAGGTTGTGGACAACTCGATCGACGAAGCACTGGCCGGGCATTGTGACGACATCGTCGTCACCATCCATACCGACAACTCGATCAGCGTTACCGACAACGGCCGGGGTATTCCGGTCGGCGTCAAGATGGACGACAAGCACGAGCCGAAGCGCTCTGCCGCCGAAATCGCGCTGACCGAACTGCACGCCGGCGGCAAGTTCAACCAGAACTCCTACAAGGTGTCGGGCGGTTTGCATGGCGTCGGCGTGTCCTGCGTCAATGCGCTGTCGAAGTGGCTGCGTCTGACCATCCGCCGCGATGGCAAGAAGCACACGATGGAATTCTGCCGTGGGCATGCTGTTGACCGCGTCATCGAAGTGCGTGACGGCATTGAAGTCTCGCCGCTCAAGGTGGTTGGCGATACCGAGAAGCGCGGTACGGAAGTGCACTTCCTCGCTGACGAGGAAATCTTCGAGCACATCGAATTTCATTACGAAATTCTCGCCAAGCGCCTGCGTGAACTGTCCTTCCTCAACAACGGCGTGCGTATCCGCCTGATTGACCAGCGTACCGGCAAGGAAGAGGATTTCGCTTTCGCCGGCGGTGTGCAGAGCTTTGTCGAATATATCAACCGCAGCAAGAGCGTCCTGCATCCGAGCATTTTCTACTCGGCCGGTGAAGCCAAGGTCGGTGAAACCGGTGTCACCATCGGTGTTGAAGTTGCCATGCAGTGGAACGATTCCTACCAGGAACAGGTGCTCTGCTTCACCAACAACATCCCGCAATCCGATGGCGGCACCCACCTGACCGGCCTGCGCGCCGCGATGACGCGGGTGATCAACAAGTACATCGACGAACACGAAATCGCCAAGAAGGCCAAGGTCGAGATCGCCGGCGACGACATGCGCGAAGGCCTGGCCTGCGTGCTGTCGGTCAAGATGCCCGATCCCAAGTTCGCCTCGCAGACCAAGATGAAGCTGGTTTCCAGCGAAGCCCGTCCGGCCGTCGAAGAAGTCGTTGCCCAGAAACTCGCTGACTTCCTGCTCGAACGTCCGGCCGACGCCAAGATCATCACCGGCAAGATCGTCGAAGCCTCGCGCGCCCGCGAAGCCGCCCGCCGCGCCCGCGAACTGACGCGCCGCAAGGGTGTGCTCGACGGTATCGGCCTGCCCGGCAAACTGGCTGACTGCCAGGAAAAGGATCCCGCCCTCTGCGAAATGTATGTGGTCGAGGGCGACTCCGCCGGCGGCTCCGCCAAGCAGGGTCGTGACCGTAAATTCCAGGCCATCCTGCCGCTGCGCGGCAAGGTGCTCAACGTCGAGAAGGCCCGTTTCGACAAGCTGATTTCCTCCGAGCAGATCGTTACCCTGATCACGGCGCTCGGCACCGGTATCGGCAAGGACGAATTCAAGATCGAGAAGCTGCGTTATCACCGCATCATCATCATGACTGACGCGGACGTTGACGGCGCCCACATCCGTACCCTGTTGCTGACGCTGCTCTATCGCCAGATGCCGGAACTGATCGACCGCGGCTATGTGTATATCGCTCAGCCGCCGCTCTACAAGGTCAAGCACGGCAAGACCGAGCGTTACCTCAAGGACGATCAGGAATATCACCAGTTCCTGCTGCGCATGGCGATGGACGAAGCCAGCCTGACGCCGCGTGCCGGTGCCGAGCCGATTGTCGGTGCGGCCCTCGAGGAATTGGCCCGTTCCTGGCTGTTGACCGAAGCCGTCATCGAACGGGTTTCGCATCTGGTCGATCCGCTCGTCCTCAAGTCGCTCGTTCAGCACAACCTCAAGCTGGATCTGGGCAGCGAAGCCGGCGCCACCGCCAGTGCCGAACTGCTGACCAAGCATCTCGACGGCAAGATCCGTGTCGTGCCGCGTTACGACGACATCCAGGAGCGCTGGACGCTGCGCGTCGAAAAGATTCACCACGGCAACCTCAAGGTCGGCCTGATCGACGAGGACCTGCTGCTTTCCGGTGATTTCATGCAACTGCGCCGTACCGCAGAAACGCTTGCCGATCTGTTCGGGGCCGGCGCCTTCATGGCACGTGGCGAGAAGAAATTTACCGTGACCAATTTCGGCGATGCCATGAAGTGGCTGCTGGCCGATGTCGAGCGGGGTATCAGCAAACAGCGCTACAAAGGTCTGGGTGAAATGAATCCGGATCAGCTCTGGGAAACCACCATGGATCCCAAGGTTCGCCGCCTGCTGCGCGTGCAGATCGACGACGCGATTGCTGCCGACGAAATCTTCACTACCCTGATGGGCGAGCTGGTCGAGCCAAGACGGGCATTTATCGAAACCAATGCCTTGAATGCACGGATCGATATTTAA
- the dtd gene encoding D-aminoacyl-tRNA deacylase, with product MRVVIQRVKEASVAVDGEICGKIGPGLLVLAGFEEADTAADLDWMAGKIVRSRIFSDADGVMNCSVQEVGGGILAVSQFTLYASLKKGNRPSWSRAARGDISQPLFERFVAKLALELGRPVATGIFGADMQVSLLNDGPVTLTVDSRNPD from the coding sequence ATGCGGGTGGTGATTCAGCGGGTCAAAGAGGCTTCGGTAGCGGTCGACGGTGAAATTTGCGGCAAAATCGGGCCGGGTTTGCTGGTTCTGGCGGGTTTCGAAGAAGCCGATACGGCAGCCGATCTGGACTGGATGGCTGGCAAGATTGTGCGCAGCCGTATTTTTTCCGATGCGGACGGCGTGATGAATTGCAGTGTCCAGGAGGTCGGTGGCGGGATTCTGGCGGTGTCGCAGTTCACGCTTTACGCGTCATTGAAGAAGGGCAACCGGCCGTCGTGGAGCCGGGCGGCGCGCGGCGATATCTCGCAGCCGCTGTTCGAACGCTTCGTGGCAAAACTGGCGCTGGAATTGGGTCGACCGGTGGCGACCGGTATTTTCGGGGCTGACATGCAGGTCAGTTTGCTTAACGACGGGCCGGTCACCCTGACGGTTGATTCGCGCAATCCCGACTAG
- a CDS encoding SIR2 family NAD-dependent protein deacylase — protein sequence MPIEEAAAWIRQADGLLITAGAGMGIDSGLPDFRGPGGFWGVYPALGRARIAFEAIANPAAFERNPALAWGFYGHRLALYRQTKPHAGFAMLQALAEKLERGAFVFTSNVDGHFRKAGFAAERICEVHGSIHHLQCAAACSDEIWSADSFQPEVDNENCRLMGDPPLCPRCGQLARPNILMFGDWQWLERRSALQQQNLQRWLATVDRLVTLEIGAGTQVATVRHFSERQPGRLIRLNPDEPEIARHPDALALPLGALAGLKQLYQALA from the coding sequence ATGCCAATCGAGGAAGCCGCCGCCTGGATCCGCCAAGCCGACGGCCTGCTGATTACCGCCGGCGCCGGCATGGGTATCGATTCCGGCCTGCCGGACTTTCGTGGCCCGGGAGGCTTCTGGGGTGTTTATCCGGCCCTGGGCAGAGCCCGCATCGCATTTGAGGCCATCGCCAACCCTGCCGCCTTCGAACGCAACCCGGCGCTTGCCTGGGGCTTTTACGGGCATCGCCTGGCGCTCTACCGCCAGACCAAACCGCATGCCGGCTTTGCCATGCTGCAGGCGCTGGCAGAAAAGCTGGAACGCGGCGCCTTCGTCTTCACCAGCAATGTCGATGGCCACTTCCGGAAAGCCGGCTTTGCGGCCGAGCGGATCTGCGAAGTGCATGGCTCGATCCACCACCTGCAATGCGCTGCCGCATGTAGTGACGAAATATGGTCGGCCGACAGTTTTCAGCCCGAAGTCGATAACGAGAACTGCCGACTCATGGGTGATCCGCCGCTTTGTCCGCGTTGCGGCCAGCTGGCAAGGCCCAACATCCTGATGTTCGGCGACTGGCAATGGCTGGAACGGCGCAGCGCGCTGCAACAACAGAACCTGCAGCGCTGGCTGGCAACGGTCGACCGCCTGGTAACGCTCGAAATCGGCGCGGGAACCCAGGTTGCAACCGTTCGCCATTTTTCTGAAAGACAGCCAGGCCGGCTGATCCGCCTCAATCCGGACGAACCGGAAATTGCCCGCCACCCGGATGCCCTTGCCTTGCCGCTCGGCGCACTGGCCGGCTTGAAACAGCTGTACCAGGCATTGGCCTAG
- a CDS encoding HD-GYP domain-containing protein → MTPLLPKQSILVVDDTPENITLLSELLGSDYRIRVATSGEKALKIAYSDEPPDLILLDIMMPGLSGLEICRRLKANPDRRRIPVIFVTAMSSIEDEELGLELGAVDYITKPISPPIVKARVRTHLALYDQSRELERMVKQRTHELMTTRQQIIRRLGRAAEFKDNETGNHVLRMSHYAHLIAEAHGLGEETANIIFNTAPMHDIGKIGIPDSILLKPGKLDAEEWKVMHQHPIMGAEIIGKHENELLETARIIALSHHEKWDGSGYPQGLKGENIPLEGRIVAIADVFDALVSVRPYKKAYPVEESLELMQKQSGLHFDPSLMLAFEKALPEILRVREIYADEYGPLTDVEFKINEIYAHRNDPQGYPGVLTSPKDGN, encoded by the coding sequence ATGACCCCATTGCTACCCAAACAGAGCATTCTCGTTGTCGATGACACGCCGGAAAACATCACCCTGCTCAGCGAACTGCTCGGCAGCGACTACCGGATCCGGGTCGCCACCTCCGGCGAAAAGGCCCTGAAGATCGCCTACTCGGACGAACCGCCCGACCTCATCCTGCTCGACATCATGATGCCCGGCCTCTCCGGCCTGGAAATCTGCCGCCGCCTCAAGGCCAATCCCGACCGGCGCCGCATTCCGGTCATTTTCGTCACCGCCATGAGCTCAATCGAAGACGAGGAACTTGGCCTCGAACTCGGCGCCGTCGATTACATCACCAAGCCGATCAGCCCGCCCATCGTCAAGGCGCGCGTGCGCACCCATCTGGCGCTTTACGACCAGAGCCGCGAGCTAGAACGCATGGTCAAGCAGCGCACCCATGAGCTGATGACAACGCGGCAGCAGATCATCCGCCGCCTCGGGCGGGCCGCCGAATTCAAGGACAACGAAACCGGCAACCATGTGCTGCGCATGAGCCACTACGCCCACCTGATCGCCGAAGCGCACGGCCTGGGTGAAGAAACCGCCAATATCATCTTCAACACCGCGCCGATGCACGACATCGGCAAGATCGGCATTCCCGATTCCATCCTGCTCAAGCCGGGCAAACTGGATGCAGAAGAATGGAAGGTCATGCACCAGCATCCGATCATGGGCGCCGAAATCATCGGCAAGCATGAAAACGAGTTGCTCGAAACCGCCCGCATCATTGCCCTTTCGCACCACGAAAAATGGGATGGCAGCGGTTATCCGCAAGGCCTGAAAGGCGAAAACATCCCGCTCGAAGGCCGCATCGTCGCCATCGCCGACGTCTTTGATGCCCTGGTTTCGGTCCGTCCCTACAAAAAGGCCTACCCGGTCGAAGAGTCGCTGGAACTGATGCAGAAGCAGTCCGGTCTGCATTTCGACCCGAGCCTGATGCTCGCCTTCGAAAAGGCCTTGCCGGAAATCCTCCGGGTCAGGGAAATCTACGCCGATGAATACGGGCCGCTTACCGACGTCGAGTTCAAGATCAACGAAATCTACGCGCACCGCAACGATCCACAAGGCTACCCGGGCGTTCTGACCAGCCCGAAGGACGGCAACTGA